One region of Acidimicrobiales bacterium genomic DNA includes:
- a CDS encoding YggT family protein has protein sequence MVSFRGGNPLYDLGQIYVLVLFARAILSWFPYSSDSPLNPVRRVVFTLTEPVLAPFRRIIPPVGMFDLSFFVAFIVVEIFVQGVLGNLPI, from the coding sequence GTGGTCAGCTTCCGCGGGGGAAACCCGCTTTACGACCTCGGGCAGATCTACGTGCTCGTCCTGTTCGCCCGAGCGATTCTCAGCTGGTTTCCGTACAGCTCTGACTCGCCGTTGAACCCGGTCCGCCGGGTTGTGTTCACCCTTACCGAACCGGTGCTGGCGCCATTCCGGCGGATCATCCCGCCGGTGGGCATGTTCGACCTCTCGTTTTTCGTCGCCTTCATCGTCGTCGAGATTTTCGTCCAGGGCGTCCTCGGCAACCTGCCGATTTGA
- the sepF gene encoding cell division protein SepF has protein sequence MASGIMRKAMVYLGLTDDEYEEYDPYEDSAPAPAPTRRYSTEPSESGSVSAVRPVREAPDPSNGVTLQPRTAVVRPITPMHGAKVHVVAPSKFADAQEIGDRFKNGQPVIVNLQGNDRELARRMIDFCSGVTYALSGSMDKVADQVFLLTPSNVEVSAEEKRRLQERGLYRS, from the coding sequence ATGGCATCGGGAATCATGCGCAAGGCGATGGTGTACCTGGGGCTGACGGACGACGAGTACGAGGAGTACGACCCTTATGAGGACTCGGCGCCGGCCCCGGCTCCAACGCGGAGATACTCGACCGAACCGTCTGAGAGTGGCTCGGTTTCGGCGGTGCGCCCGGTGAGAGAAGCCCCCGATCCTTCGAACGGAGTCACTTTGCAGCCGCGAACGGCAGTCGTGAGACCCATCACCCCGATGCACGGCGCCAAGGTTCACGTCGTAGCGCCGAGCAAGTTCGCGGACGCGCAGGAGATCGGCGACCGGTTCAAGAACGGCCAACCGGTCATCGTCAACCTGCAGGGAAATGACAGGGAGCTGGCCCGCCGAATGATCGACTTCTGCAGCGGGGTCACATACGCGCTCTCGGGAAGCATGGACAAGGTCGCCGATCAGGTCTTCCTGCTCACCCCGTCCAACGTCGAGGTGTCCGCCGAGGAGAAGCGAAGGCTGCAAGAACGCGGCCTTTACCGGTCCTGA
- a CDS encoding YggS family pyridoxal phosphate-dependent enzyme — MSARAVAERLHEVQRRISSRGKDPAAFRIVAVTKGFGPEAVAAALGAGLEDIGENYAQELLTKVKDSSSRAKWHFLGPIQRNKVARLAEVVSAWHGVDRTVEGEAIAAATPGVEAMIEVNVTGAASRPGCMPADVDELVARLRRLPLNLSGLMAIGPQGDLEQSRLCFRWLAEKASQLGLPELSMGMSDDFEVAVEEGATTLRLGRTLFGPRPSRTAARR; from the coding sequence ATGAGCGCCCGCGCGGTGGCCGAGCGCCTTCATGAAGTTCAGCGAAGGATCAGCAGCCGAGGAAAGGACCCGGCCGCCTTTAGGATTGTCGCAGTCACCAAAGGATTCGGTCCCGAGGCGGTAGCAGCAGCGCTCGGCGCCGGTCTCGAAGACATTGGCGAGAACTACGCGCAAGAACTCCTGACCAAAGTGAAAGACTCTTCGTCGCGCGCCAAGTGGCACTTCCTCGGTCCGATACAGCGCAACAAGGTCGCGCGATTGGCAGAGGTGGTGAGCGCGTGGCACGGCGTCGACCGCACCGTCGAAGGAGAGGCGATCGCCGCCGCCACTCCCGGTGTGGAGGCGATGATCGAGGTGAACGTCACCGGCGCAGCTTCCCGTCCCGGATGCATGCCGGCCGACGTCGATGAGCTCGTCGCGCGGCTGCGGCGGCTACCGCTCAACTTGAGCGGTCTGATGGCAATAGGTCCACAGGGCGACCTGGAGCAGAGCAGATTGTGTTTTCGCTGGCTTGCCGAAAAGGCCAGCCAGCTTGGGCTACCAGAGTTGTCGATGGGGATGAGCGACGACTTCGAAGTGGCAGTCGAGGAGGGCGCCACGACCCTCCGTCTAGGAAGGACGCTTTTCGGACCGCGACCCAGCCGGACCGCGGCACGACGATAG
- a CDS encoding polyphenol oxidase family protein produces MAAGVSSHPAEWQLAGGIRVRSTGCSQGDLAGRGEVVERRRRAVADVPWTVLQQVHGARVVVVDEPGAQSGASADAAISSATGAALAVLTADCAPIGLGSPEGISGVAHAGWRGLRAGVVEATVTAMRRLGATRVEAVIGPCIHPCCYPFGEDELFAVASRFGEKVRASDSKGSPALDVPAAVRSALHAVGVVLVGESGICTGCSSSHWSWRRGGGEKRQATVVWRA; encoded by the coding sequence GTGGCTGCCGGGGTCAGTTCCCACCCGGCCGAATGGCAGCTGGCCGGCGGTATTCGTGTTCGCAGCACCGGGTGCTCCCAAGGAGACCTTGCCGGCCGCGGCGAGGTGGTCGAGCGACGGAGGCGGGCGGTGGCAGACGTTCCTTGGACCGTTCTCCAACAGGTCCATGGCGCGCGGGTCGTCGTCGTCGACGAGCCCGGAGCCCAGAGCGGCGCGTCCGCGGACGCGGCGATCAGCTCCGCCACAGGAGCGGCCCTGGCCGTGCTGACCGCGGATTGCGCGCCGATCGGTCTTGGCAGCCCCGAAGGCATCTCGGGTGTGGCACACGCCGGATGGCGCGGCCTTCGCGCCGGTGTCGTCGAGGCGACTGTTACCGCGATGCGACGCCTCGGCGCGACGAGGGTCGAGGCAGTCATCGGCCCATGCATCCACCCGTGCTGCTATCCATTCGGGGAGGACGAGCTCTTCGCGGTCGCGTCTCGTTTCGGAGAGAAGGTCCGCGCCTCGGACTCCAAAGGAAGTCCAGCCCTGGACGTTCCAGCTGCCGTTCGCTCGGCGCTACATGCAGTCGGCGTGGTCCTCGTTGGGGAATCCGGCATCTGTACCGGATGCTCCTCAAGCCACTGGTCATGGAGAAGGGGCGGCGGCGAAAAGCGGCAAGCAACCGTGGTGTGGCGGGCATGA
- the ftsZ gene encoding cell division protein FtsZ produces the protein MAGAAQNYIAVIKVVGIGGGGVNAVNRMIDAGLKGVEFIAVNTDAQALLMSDADVKLDIGRQLTRGLGAGSDPEVGRAAAVEHREEIEEVLKGADMVFITAGKGGGTGTGGAPVVAEIAKSLGALTIGVVTRPFGFEGRRRSLQAEAGIQNLKEKVDTLIVIPNDRLLTVSNDKTSMVNAFKMADEVLLQGVQGITDLITTPGLINTDFADVKMVMSNAGSAIMGIGTASGDGRAVTAAKLAITSPLLEASIEGARGILLNIAGGSDLGLFEVNEAAEIIHGVAHPDANIIFGQVIDDSMGDEVRVTVIAAGFDRWEDQSFDDRSGASGGIGLAETERELREEEEDLGLVGDEFDVPDFLK, from the coding sequence ATGGCCGGTGCCGCCCAAAACTACATCGCCGTCATAAAAGTCGTCGGTATCGGCGGCGGCGGCGTCAACGCGGTCAACCGCATGATCGACGCAGGCCTGAAAGGTGTCGAGTTCATTGCCGTCAACACGGACGCTCAGGCTCTGCTGATGAGCGACGCCGACGTGAAGCTGGACATCGGGCGGCAGCTGACCCGCGGTCTCGGCGCCGGCAGCGATCCCGAGGTGGGCCGTGCGGCGGCCGTAGAACACCGAGAGGAAATCGAAGAGGTTCTCAAAGGCGCCGACATGGTGTTCATCACGGCCGGAAAGGGTGGTGGAACGGGAACCGGCGGTGCCCCGGTCGTCGCCGAGATCGCCAAGTCGCTCGGAGCTTTGACGATCGGTGTCGTCACCCGCCCCTTCGGGTTCGAAGGGCGCAGGCGGTCACTCCAAGCCGAAGCCGGGATCCAGAACCTGAAGGAAAAGGTCGACACCCTCATAGTCATCCCGAACGACCGGTTGCTCACCGTCTCGAACGACAAGACCTCTATGGTCAACGCGTTCAAGATGGCCGACGAAGTCCTGTTGCAAGGGGTGCAGGGCATAACCGATCTCATCACCACGCCCGGCCTGATCAATACCGACTTCGCAGACGTGAAGATGGTGATGAGCAACGCGGGCAGCGCAATCATGGGTATCGGAACCGCGTCGGGCGACGGGCGGGCGGTTACCGCTGCCAAGCTCGCTATCACCTCGCCGCTGCTGGAAGCCTCCATCGAAGGCGCCCGCGGCATCCTCCTCAACATCGCCGGCGGCAGCGACCTCGGCTTGTTCGAAGTGAACGAGGCGGCCGAGATCATTCACGGTGTCGCCCATCCAGACGCCAACATCATCTTCGGTCAGGTCATCGACGACTCGATGGGCGACGAGGTCAGGGTGACGGTCATCGCCGCCGGTTTCGACCGGTGGGAGGATCAGTCCTTCGACGATCGTTCAGGGGCGTCCGGCGGTATCGGCTTGGCTGAGACAGAACGCGAGTTGCGAGAGGAAGAAGAGGACCTGGGACTGGTCGGAGACGAGTTCGACGTCCCGGACTTCCTGAAGTAG
- a CDS encoding FtsQ-type POTRA domain-containing protein — protein sequence MSGSITEVPTTERRTGLRMDPRIARRWVEVRRQQGRRRLRILISIGAALLVLALVAGSLYTPLFRVRHVRVSVRGPMPVATVAALSGLNGHSLMIRVNDSSVARRLDSVPNLGDAQVRTHWPGTVSIHVAVRQAVAAIQGPAAQSPRRWSEIDATGRVIAVVGQPPAGIPLLVGAGAPPPPGQWVDGSAGPDALVPSPGRASLGELNAESDGPSVPEGMAAALDVAAALPARIAGSVEAIQLGPSAQSAQPAQPGQSTQPGSAGDQATVLSLIVAPTEGSAGPLTVALGDGSQLAAKLTALTALLTQTDLTGLTGLDLTVPDRPAALTGHKSPDSLSTHAGGSH from the coding sequence GTGAGCGGCTCGATCACCGAAGTGCCGACCACGGAGAGACGTACCGGGCTCAGGATGGACCCGCGGATCGCTCGTCGTTGGGTCGAGGTCAGACGCCAGCAGGGTCGCCGGAGGTTGCGGATCCTGATCTCGATCGGAGCGGCACTGCTCGTGCTGGCCCTCGTCGCAGGCTCTCTTTACACCCCTCTCTTCAGGGTCCGGCACGTCCGGGTTTCCGTTCGCGGCCCGATGCCCGTCGCTACCGTGGCCGCTCTGTCGGGGCTCAACGGGCACAGCTTGATGATCCGGGTCAACGACTCATCGGTAGCGCGCCGGTTGGACTCGGTGCCCAATCTCGGTGACGCGCAGGTGCGCACCCACTGGCCGGGGACCGTGTCGATTCATGTCGCCGTCAGACAAGCCGTCGCGGCCATTCAAGGTCCGGCCGCTCAATCCCCCCGGCGATGGTCAGAGATAGACGCAACCGGACGGGTGATCGCCGTTGTCGGCCAGCCGCCAGCCGGAATTCCGCTGCTCGTGGGGGCCGGCGCTCCTCCGCCCCCCGGCCAGTGGGTCGACGGCTCGGCAGGACCCGACGCGCTGGTGCCTTCTCCGGGGAGGGCTTCGCTCGGGGAGCTGAACGCGGAATCCGACGGGCCTTCAGTCCCCGAGGGAATGGCGGCGGCCCTTGATGTCGCGGCCGCGTTGCCGGCGCGGATCGCCGGTTCCGTCGAAGCGATTCAGCTGGGACCGTCGGCCCAGTCGGCCCAGCCAGCCCAGCCAGGTCAATCCACTCAGCCGGGCAGCGCGGGTGACCAGGCGACCGTGCTCTCCCTTATCGTCGCTCCCACCGAGGGCTCCGCCGGACCGTTGACAGTCGCGCTTGGCGACGGTTCGCAGCTCGCCGCCAAACTGACCGCTCTGACCGCGCTCCTGACCCAGACCGACCTGACCGGGCTGACTGGCCTTGATCTCACCGTGCCGGACCGGCCCGCAGCCTTGACCGGTCACAAATCCCCCGATAGTCTCTCAACCCACGCCGGAGGTTCACATTAA
- the murB gene encoding UDP-N-acetylmuramate dehydrogenase: MSETAAAPGDVPDRVRAALNVLGGLGDRVVRGGDLGSLTTYRVGGPAALLLTAQSVEELGLVKDALVESGLPVLIVGRGSNLLVSDGGFPGIAVVLDPSEFSDVEIEGHAVSAGAALPLPALARQTVEAGLTGLEWAVGVPGSVGGGVRMNAGGHGSDIAHHLESATIVDLEGSGAPEAIPVDRMEFSYRHSAVTPARAVVSARFHLSPGDPEKGRATIREIVRWRRDHQPGGQNAGSVFTNPPGTSAGLLIDSAGLKGRRLRSAEVSPKHANFIQADAGGSAEDIRELIEVVRAEVLRQKGVELQHEVRLIGFDHRPQSQV, encoded by the coding sequence ATGAGCGAAACGGCGGCTGCACCTGGCGATGTCCCTGACCGGGTTCGTGCAGCTCTCAACGTTCTTGGCGGTCTCGGGGATCGGGTGGTTCGGGGCGGCGATCTCGGTTCGCTGACGACCTACCGAGTGGGCGGACCCGCGGCGTTGCTCCTGACGGCGCAGTCGGTCGAAGAGCTCGGCTTGGTCAAAGACGCCTTGGTCGAGTCCGGACTTCCCGTGCTCATCGTCGGCCGTGGATCGAACCTGCTCGTGTCCGACGGAGGTTTTCCCGGGATCGCCGTTGTGCTCGATCCCTCCGAGTTCTCCGATGTCGAGATAGAGGGGCACGCGGTCAGCGCCGGCGCGGCACTCCCGCTGCCTGCGCTGGCCCGCCAGACGGTCGAAGCCGGGCTCACCGGTCTGGAGTGGGCCGTCGGCGTGCCTGGTTCGGTAGGCGGGGGGGTCCGGATGAACGCCGGGGGGCACGGCTCCGACATCGCCCATCATCTCGAGTCGGCCACGATCGTCGACCTGGAGGGAAGCGGGGCTCCCGAGGCGATCCCGGTCGACCGGATGGAGTTCTCGTACCGGCATTCGGCGGTCACACCCGCACGGGCGGTCGTGTCCGCCCGATTCCATCTCTCGCCTGGCGACCCGGAGAAGGGCAGGGCCACCATCCGCGAAATCGTGCGCTGGAGGCGCGACCATCAACCCGGCGGACAGAATGCCGGGTCGGTATTCACCAATCCACCCGGGACGTCCGCCGGCTTGCTGATCGATTCCGCTGGTCTCAAAGGACGCCGACTCAGGAGTGCCGAGGTGTCGCCAAAGCACGCCAACTTCATACAGGCAGATGCGGGCGGTTCCGCGGAAGATATTCGGGAGCTGATCGAGGTCGTCCGGGCGGAGGTGCTCCGACAGAAGGGCGTCGAATTGCAGCACGAGGTGCGGCTCATCGGATTCGATCATCGACCTCAATCACAGGTTTAG
- the murC gene encoding UDP-N-acetylmuramate--L-alanine ligase, whose protein sequence is MSEVDSLRAPDLSVPRRVHVVGVAGAGMSAIAAVLAEMGHKVTGSDVAGGPALLRLEGLGVEVHVGHVPGLAAAADMVAVSTAIPEDDPEIVAAARKGVAVWPRSAVLAAICRQRRAAAVSGSHGKTSTSAMLAVTLRAAGRHPSMVVGGDIAGIGTGGVWDPAGEWMVVEADESDRTFIRLGAEAVLVTSVASDHLDFYGSRDALDGAFVEFIEAASGPAVVCLDDPGAASVAARANRELITYGRAGIAHVRVEAVELAGDRATFSLAVGEQVRGPIHLAVPGLHNVLNAAGALTLASSIGVPWDQAIEGITAYRGVARRFETKGTVEGVTFVDDYAHNPEKVAAALATARDGSWGRVVAVFQPHRYSRTESLWRDFGPALSGADVLVVTGIYAAGERPRPGVSGRMIADAVRDARPGADVRYVETLDEAEQILFEELREGDLCLTLGAGDITQLASRFAQRGSLR, encoded by the coding sequence GTGTCTGAGGTTGATTCGCTTCGCGCGCCGGATCTGTCCGTACCGAGGAGAGTTCACGTCGTCGGCGTCGCCGGCGCCGGAATGAGCGCGATCGCCGCCGTTCTCGCCGAGATGGGCCACAAGGTCACGGGCAGCGATGTTGCGGGGGGTCCGGCGCTGCTTCGCCTGGAGGGTCTCGGAGTCGAAGTTCACGTCGGTCACGTGCCCGGGTTGGCGGCCGCTGCCGACATGGTCGCGGTCTCGACCGCCATTCCCGAGGACGATCCCGAGATCGTCGCGGCGGCCCGCAAGGGTGTGGCGGTCTGGCCCCGTTCGGCCGTTCTTGCTGCGATATGCCGCCAGAGGCGGGCCGCAGCGGTCTCCGGTAGTCACGGCAAGACCAGCACTTCGGCCATGCTGGCGGTGACGTTGCGGGCCGCAGGCCGCCACCCTTCCATGGTCGTCGGTGGTGACATCGCCGGGATCGGCACCGGCGGGGTGTGGGATCCCGCGGGAGAGTGGATGGTCGTCGAAGCCGATGAGAGCGACCGCACGTTCATCCGTTTAGGCGCAGAAGCCGTCCTGGTAACGAGCGTCGCGTCCGACCACCTCGACTTCTACGGGAGCAGGGATGCCCTCGACGGGGCGTTCGTCGAGTTCATCGAGGCGGCGAGTGGTCCGGCAGTGGTGTGCCTGGACGATCCCGGCGCGGCCTCGGTTGCGGCGAGGGCGAACCGCGAGTTGATCACCTATGGAAGGGCCGGAATAGCCCACGTTCGGGTCGAGGCGGTCGAGCTGGCGGGCGACAGGGCGACCTTCTCGCTGGCCGTGGGTGAGCAGGTTCGAGGACCGATCCACCTGGCTGTGCCGGGACTGCACAACGTCCTCAATGCCGCCGGCGCGCTGACGCTCGCGTCGTCGATCGGGGTTCCCTGGGACCAGGCCATCGAGGGCATCACCGCTTACCGAGGCGTCGCGAGAAGGTTCGAAACGAAGGGCACTGTCGAAGGGGTCACCTTCGTCGACGACTACGCACACAACCCCGAGAAGGTCGCCGCAGCACTTGCGACCGCTCGCGACGGGTCCTGGGGCCGGGTGGTGGCCGTGTTTCAACCACACCGTTACTCGCGCACGGAATCACTCTGGCGCGACTTCGGCCCTGCGTTATCCGGCGCCGACGTATTGGTGGTAACCGGCATTTATGCGGCGGGGGAGCGCCCGCGGCCGGGCGTTTCCGGACGGATGATCGCCGACGCGGTCCGGGACGCCCGTCCCGGGGCTGACGTGCGCTACGTGGAAACGCTCGACGAAGCGGAGCAGATCCTCTTCGAGGAGCTCCGCGAGGGTGACCTTTGCCTGACCCTCGGCGCTGGCGACATCACCCAGCTCGCCTCGAGGTTCGCTCAACGAGGAAGCCTGCGTTGA
- the murG gene encoding undecaprenyldiphospho-muramoylpentapeptide beta-N-acetylglucosaminyltransferase: MNSRRRAGDVWAVIAGGGTGGHAVPAVAIGRALVDRGHPPESIHFVGSQRGVERRLVPAAGFDITLLPGRGIVRRLSWSNVGAVFGLVSAVFRATLLLARLRPSIVISVGGYASVACSLASVALRIPLVVAEQNAVPGLANRIAGRFARASAVSFPGTPLPRAVVTGNPVRPEIVAADRSPAGRVAARKALGIPDALRVVAVAGGSLGARRINDATVKLAHLWKDKDGVALRHVAGDRDFDRMRAAAADLPAWSAKSGETAVGGNDSSPRGGLFYQLVGFEDRMDLLLSAADVTVQRAGASTFSELTAMGVPSVLVPLPGAPGDHQTMNARRLVEAGAAVMVPDGELDADRLAAELEKLLNDSELLAKMSSAARSFAFPNAADSVAALAEEHARV, translated from the coding sequence TTGAACAGCCGGAGGCGAGCCGGGGACGTGTGGGCGGTGATCGCGGGCGGCGGAACCGGGGGCCACGCGGTGCCGGCAGTAGCCATCGGCCGGGCACTCGTCGACCGTGGCCACCCGCCCGAATCCATTCACTTCGTCGGCTCACAGCGAGGTGTAGAGCGACGCTTGGTTCCGGCCGCAGGCTTCGATATCACTCTATTGCCGGGACGGGGGATCGTGAGGCGACTCTCGTGGTCGAACGTGGGTGCCGTATTCGGCCTGGTCTCCGCCGTGTTCAGGGCGACCTTGCTGCTCGCCCGCTTGCGCCCGTCCATAGTGATCTCGGTCGGCGGCTACGCGAGCGTCGCCTGTTCTCTGGCTTCGGTCGCGCTCCGCATTCCTCTCGTTGTTGCAGAGCAGAACGCCGTGCCCGGTCTCGCCAACCGCATCGCGGGCCGTTTCGCGAGAGCGTCGGCGGTCTCATTTCCGGGTACCCCGCTCCCGAGAGCGGTCGTCACTGGTAACCCGGTTCGTCCCGAGATCGTCGCCGCCGACCGCTCGCCGGCAGGGAGGGTTGCCGCAAGGAAGGCGCTTGGCATCCCCGACGCGCTCAGGGTCGTCGCAGTGGCCGGCGGATCTCTTGGTGCCCGGAGAATCAACGACGCGACCGTGAAGCTGGCTCACCTCTGGAAAGACAAGGATGGCGTCGCGCTGCGTCACGTGGCCGGCGATCGTGACTTCGACAGAATGCGCGCGGCGGCGGCCGACTTACCAGCGTGGTCCGCAAAGTCGGGCGAGACCGCCGTGGGTGGAAACGATTCGAGCCCGCGTGGTGGGTTGTTCTACCAGCTGGTCGGCTTCGAGGATCGCATGGACCTGTTGCTCAGCGCGGCGGACGTCACGGTGCAGCGAGCGGGGGCGAGCACGTTCTCCGAGCTCACCGCAATGGGGGTTCCCTCGGTCCTGGTCCCGCTTCCAGGCGCTCCGGGGGATCATCAAACCATGAACGCACGGCGGCTCGTCGAAGCCGGCGCGGCGGTGATGGTGCCGGACGGTGAGCTCGATGCGGATCGTCTCGCGGCGGAGCTCGAGAAACTGCTCAACGACTCCGAGTTGCTCGCGAAGATGTCCTCGGCGGCCCGGTCGTTCGCGTTTCCGAACGCAGCCGACTCGGTCGCGGCCCTCGCAGAAGAGCACGCCCGTGTCTGA
- the ftsW gene encoding putative lipid II flippase FtsW, whose translation MLTSRPAPAARARTTRTAQRARIAQAPASRRVTDRRSRPPGIKNRANAKAAAPARGGTFWLLLCLVSVLCLTGLVMILSSSSILSLHQFGSPWHFFLRQTMWLTVGAAGFVLALRVDHARWRRFATPLMYMSIALLFAVLVPGIGVKSAGASRWLGTSALQIQPSEVAKLGLVLFAADILDRRAAKRDWRYQMAPVLAVMGILVLLVMAQPDMGTTMVLVVIALAMLFMAGIPAGPMLLTGGGIAGVGLLLAVAAPYRWRRMTSFLHPFKDASNTGYQTVQGFAALSHGHVLGDGLGSSIASYGYLPNAQTDFIFAVLGEETGMVGGFVLSGLFVLLGLVGVRIACNARTRFAALAAAGITAWIVGQAVINIAAVVGLLPVTGVPLPFVSFGGSSLVINLFALGILANIAQQP comes from the coding sequence ATGCTGACAAGCAGACCTGCGCCCGCCGCACGGGCCAGAACGACTCGTACGGCCCAGCGGGCCCGGATCGCCCAGGCTCCCGCGAGCCGTCGGGTGACGGACCGGAGGTCCCGTCCTCCCGGGATCAAGAACCGGGCCAATGCAAAAGCCGCGGCTCCGGCGCGGGGAGGCACCTTCTGGTTGCTGCTCTGCCTGGTGTCGGTTCTCTGCCTCACCGGGCTCGTGATGATCCTGTCTTCCTCGTCGATCCTCAGCCTCCACCAGTTTGGATCTCCGTGGCACTTCTTCCTGCGCCAAACGATGTGGCTGACCGTCGGCGCCGCAGGGTTCGTCTTGGCATTGCGGGTGGACCACGCTCGATGGCGTCGCTTCGCCACGCCGCTCATGTACATGTCCATTGCTCTGCTGTTCGCTGTGCTGGTTCCCGGAATCGGTGTCAAGTCGGCCGGCGCGTCGCGCTGGCTCGGAACGTCAGCTCTTCAGATCCAGCCGTCCGAGGTCGCCAAGCTGGGTCTGGTTCTGTTCGCCGCCGACATACTCGACCGCCGGGCGGCCAAGCGCGACTGGAGGTACCAGATGGCTCCGGTCCTTGCAGTGATGGGGATTCTGGTTCTCCTCGTGATGGCCCAGCCCGACATGGGGACGACGATGGTCCTGGTCGTGATCGCTCTCGCCATGCTTTTCATGGCGGGGATCCCGGCCGGCCCGATGCTCTTGACTGGCGGAGGTATTGCCGGCGTCGGTCTGCTGCTGGCGGTGGCTGCCCCGTACCGGTGGCGACGGATGACGTCCTTCCTGCATCCGTTCAAAGACGCATCGAACACCGGGTACCAGACGGTGCAGGGTTTCGCCGCCCTGAGCCATGGTCATGTTCTGGGGGACGGACTCGGATCCAGCATCGCCAGCTACGGGTACCTTCCGAATGCCCAGACCGACTTCATATTCGCGGTATTGGGTGAGGAGACCGGGATGGTCGGCGGGTTCGTGTTGAGCGGGCTGTTCGTCCTGCTTGGCCTCGTCGGTGTTCGTATTGCGTGCAACGCCCGAACCCGGTTTGCGGCTCTGGCTGCTGCGGGGATCACCGCGTGGATCGTCGGGCAAGCCGTCATCAACATCGCCGCCGTGGTCGGCTTGCTCCCTGTTACCGGTGTCCCTCTGCCGTTCGTCTCGTTCGGAGGATCGTCTCTGGTGATCAACCTGTTCGCGTTGGGCATTTTGGCCAATATCGCCCAGCAGCCTTGA
- the murD gene encoding UDP-N-acetylmuramoyl-L-alanine--D-glutamate ligase, giving the protein MTTTRDAVVVVGFGVTGRAVARALMSAGRDVVVIDDSLSPEKESAARSIGVRLERTPERQQLAKILQGATMVVPSPGVPPSHPAYYAAREAGVPVRSEIELGYLECAARGRPRLVAITGTNGKTTVTTLVTAALQASGVAAVSAGNIGVPLIEAAGSDTDVCVAEVSSFQLEFTEKFRPAVSCWLNLSEDHLDWHPTVDHYAAAKARIWRNQGAGDAAVINADDPAVNAAAASIPAGVHVRRYSTRESETDYHVTDGWLVAPDGERIIATSELPRSLPHDLSNALAAAAVALEAGGTIEGCRGALGGAPLLPHRVSFVGSSKGVNWYDDSKATTPASVLAAVAGFDSVVLIAGGRNKGLDLDVLRSTVPPVKAVVAIGECAGEVVTAFEATVPVTIASNMDEAVGAAASYSSPGDAVLLSPGCASFDWYGSYAERGDHFAALVRSKIVEGEGSC; this is encoded by the coding sequence ATGACCACCACGCGCGATGCAGTCGTGGTAGTCGGATTCGGAGTAACCGGTCGCGCCGTAGCGAGGGCACTCATGTCGGCAGGTCGTGACGTGGTCGTGATCGATGATTCGCTGTCGCCTGAAAAAGAGTCGGCCGCCAGGTCGATCGGCGTGCGTCTCGAGCGCACGCCCGAACGTCAGCAGTTAGCGAAGATCTTGCAAGGGGCGACGATGGTCGTGCCCAGCCCAGGGGTTCCTCCCTCGCACCCGGCGTACTACGCGGCTCGCGAAGCCGGTGTGCCCGTCCGGTCCGAGATCGAGCTCGGTTACCTGGAGTGTGCGGCAAGGGGCCGGCCGCGTCTGGTGGCGATCACCGGAACGAACGGCAAGACGACGGTCACAACTCTTGTCACTGCGGCTCTTCAGGCGTCCGGAGTTGCCGCCGTGTCGGCTGGCAATATCGGTGTTCCGCTCATCGAAGCCGCCGGGTCGGACACGGACGTGTGCGTCGCCGAAGTGTCGTCGTTCCAGCTGGAGTTCACCGAAAAATTCCGTCCGGCGGTGAGCTGCTGGCTGAACTTGAGCGAAGATCACCTCGACTGGCATCCCACCGTCGACCATTACGCGGCGGCGAAAGCCCGCATTTGGAGGAACCAGGGGGCTGGCGACGCAGCGGTCATCAATGCCGACGATCCTGCAGTCAACGCCGCCGCCGCATCCATTCCGGCCGGCGTGCACGTGCGTCGTTACTCGACCCGCGAATCGGAAACCGATTACCACGTAACGGACGGGTGGCTTGTGGCGCCGGACGGGGAACGGATCATTGCGACTTCCGAGCTCCCACGATCTCTTCCGCACGACCTGTCCAACGCGCTCGCCGCGGCAGCCGTGGCTTTGGAGGCTGGTGGCACAATCGAAGGCTGCCGCGGGGCTCTTGGCGGCGCGCCCCTCCTTCCGCACCGCGTCAGCTTCGTCGGGTCGTCGAAGGGTGTGAACTGGTACGACGATTCGAAGGCCACCACTCCGGCGTCGGTCCTCGCTGCAGTGGCGGGATTCGACTCGGTGGTGCTGATAGCCGGCGGACGCAATAAGGGTCTCGACCTCGACGTCCTGCGGTCGACCGTTCCCCCGGTGAAAGCGGTGGTCGCGATCGGAGAGTGCGCAGGCGAAGTTGTGACTGCGTTCGAAGCGACCGTCCCCGTGACGATCGCCAGCAACATGGATGAAGCGGTCGGAGCGGCGGCGTCCTATTCATCGCCAGGCGACGCCGTGCTGTTGTCGCCGGGATGCGCCAGCTTCGATTGGTACGGCTCTTACGCGGAGCGCGGCGACCACTTCGCCGCGCTGGTGCGTTCGAAGATCGTGGAAGGGGAGGGATCATGCTGA